The Bdellovibrio bacteriovorus W nucleotide sequence ATGATTGGTTTCATTCCAATGCAACTTTCCTAATGTTCTTATGAACGAAAGCAGAAGCAACACTGCTTGATCCGCGAGGTACACGAATAAAGTGTTTGTCTACCTGGCGAGGAATGTAACCTAAATGCAGTTCGGCGTTCAAATCTTTTAACGACTTTCTGGTAATTCCCAAATGATCGGCAAGATTATCAAGCTCAGTTCCGCCTGGAACAGACACCAGATCGTATTTAAGCGGTTCCATCTTATCTAAATTGCGAAAACCATAGAGATTTGGAGCTTTGGCAATTAACATAGCCGCTAGAATTTTTGGTACATACTCTTGGGTTTCTTTAGGAAGAGCATTGAGCTTTATTAATGTCCAGTAATCCCGAGTACCGTGTTTTTTAATCTGACGACGAAGTCCATTTTCACCCATGTTGTAGGAGGCAGCAACTAGGTACCAAGAGCCAAACTCATTGTGCAAATCTTTTAAATAACGAATCGCTGCCAGAGTACTTTTCTTAAGATCTTTGCGTTCGTCAAGCCACCAGAGTTTGCGCAAACCGTAGCGAGCCCCTGTGGCTTCAATAAATTGCCAAGGACCCACTGCACTTGCGTGGCTCGTTGCACTTGCAATGAAACCACTTTCGATCATCACCATGTAAGCAAGATCTAGAGGTAGGTTCGCAGCTTTGAGTTCTTCTTGAATGAACGGCATATACTTATAGCTTCTTTGCAGCCATAGACGAAACCAGCGGTTCCCTTGATTCTGAAAGTAGGCAATCCATTTAGAAACTTGTTTGTTGTAAGTAACCGGAAGATCAAAAATCAAATCATCAGATTGCACAGCTTTTGATTTAGCCGTTAATTCTTTAAGCTTTCTTTTGAGTTCATCTTGAGGTGAAGGCGACGACGGGAGCGCTTGCGGAGCCGTTGCGGGAAGGGTAGCGGGCGCTGCCCATAAATTTTTAGATATCATTGCCAGCAAAAGGGCCACTACAAACGTCTTCATAAATTTCATTATGGGGCCGATTCTTTGACACTGTCGACAAAGAACTGACAACGGTTCTCTGGCATCGACAAAGGTCAGTTCCACGGTCAAATCCAAAAAAACTTGAGTCCAATTTTTTTTCCTAGGACGAAGGTCTTGAAAGGAAAGATCTTCCCTCGGCCTAAGTCGGTCCTGTCAGAGATGGCACATGCATTGCTTCTAAATCATGTTGGAGAGATAGCAGGAGGGGATAAATGTCGGTGAAAGGTGTTTACACAGCATTAAGTGGAGCCATCGCCCAAAGTTCGAAGTTGGATACGATTGCCAATAATTTGGCGAACGTGAACACTCCTGCTTTCAAACGCGACCAACAGCTTTTCCAAGAATATTTGACGGCCAACGAGAAGCCGCCAACGACGACGCAAATTCCTCGCGACGTCGCAGCGATTGAAAGTTTCTATAATATGCAAGGTGGAGACAAAAGCTACGTTGATGCCAAAGGAACTTTTACAGATTTTTCTCAAGGCGGTTTGAAGCCAACAGGAAACTCTTTTGACGTGGCCATCGATGGTAAAGGTTTTTTTGAAGTCGCAACTCCTCAAGGGGTTCGCCTGACTCGTGCAGGTAACTTTACATTGGATGGCAATGGTCAGCTAGTTACTAAAGATGGACATCCTGTCTTGAGTGCGGGCCAGCCAGGGGATGATCCTGAGGCACGTATAATTCGTTTTCAGGGAAATGGTCAGTTAACTATCTCAGATAGTGGCGAAGTTTTCGAGGGGACACAGAGTCTTGGGCAGCTTTCTTTAGTAGATGTGACGAACCCAGACTCGCTGCAAAAGGTCGGAAGCTCGATGTATAACTTTAAGGCCGACAGTGTTCCTGACATGCTCAATGTACAAAATCCAAGTGTGAAGCAAGGTTTCCTAGAGACATCGAACGTAAATATTGTTCAAGAGATGACAGACATGATTGCCACCAATCGCGTGTTTGAAAGTACTCAGAAAGCCATCAGTGCCTACGATCAAATGGCAGACAAGATGGTCAATGTGGTTGGTAAAACGAATTAACTTTTTTAGAAATTTTTTGAAGGAAGGATTCTTCAATGCTTAAGAGTTTGAATACTGCGGCAACAGGCATGGCGGCTCAGCAAACAAACATGGACGTGATCGCGAATAATATTGCGAACGTTTCTACAAATGGATTTAAACGCTCACGTGCAGAGTTTGAAGATCTCATGTACCAAACTCAAAAAGAGCCTGGCACGGCAACGGGCATGAATTCATATTCACCGAATGGCGTTCAGACAGGTTTGGGAGTAAGAACAGCAGCGATTCAAAAAGATTTCGCGGGTGGAAATGCTCAGGTGACTAAGAATCCATTAGATATGCAAATTGAGGGTTCAGGTTTCTTTCAAGTTCTCACTCCGGATGGTCAGCTTGCCTACACAAGAGACGGTGCTTTTAAAAAGGATGCACAAGGTCGTCTTGTTGATAAAAATGCCAACCTTCTTCAGCCTGAAATCGTTGTACCTCCTGATGTTGCGGGTATTGAAGTTTCTCCAAATGGAGAAGTTCGTGTGATTCAAGGATTGAACGATGCGCCTCAAACAATCGGACAAATTGATCTGGCGAACTTTGTAAATCCAGCAGGATTAAAGGCTCTTGGTAAAAATCTTTTTGCACAAACTCCATCTAGCGGTCAGCCGATTCAAGCTCGTCCAGGGCTCAATGGAACAGGCTATTTGGCGCAAGGACAGCTCGAAGCAAGTAACGTAAATATCGTGGATGAAATGGTGAACATGATCACTTCGCAAAGAGCTTACGAGACAAACTCGAAAGTGATTCAAGCTTCTGATCAGATGCTTCAGTCCATTAACAATTTGAGATAATAGGTTTTATGAATTTCTTGGTCTTTTTATTAGCTACATTGGTTTCAGGGGTTGCGCTTGCAAGGCCTGAGATTATTGTACCAGCACAGATTGAAATTTCACATCGTCCCGTTCTAATGTTAGGGGATGTTGTAGATCTATATGGATTTTCTGTGAAGGGCCAAGGAATTTTGGATAGTATCGTATTGGTTGAAAATGCCAAGGAGCTATCGATCAGCCAAAAGATTCAATCTTCCGAAATTCTTTCTGTATTGCGCCAGGCTCTTAAAGAAAACGAAGACTTGAGATCACTGAATCCGTCTTTGAAAGTTCCTTCGGAAGTAAAAGTGAGTTTTTCTAAAACTCAAATTTCTGCTCAAGAAGTTGAAAGAAAAATCTTAAATCATTTAAGAACGCGCTGTGGACAGTGTGATTACAGTGTTTCTATCCAAAGTGTGCCTGCTGTGGAGTCTTTGGATTGGACAATGGATTATAAGCAAGTCAGCGATAAAGGGGGCTTTTTAGTCCCATTGCGTGAAAAGGGCCAAGCCAGCGTTAAATGGATTTCTGGAACAATAAAGCTTTCAAAATTAACCCCTGTGGCGAAGAGATTGATCTTACAGGGAGAGCGTTTAACTGACGCTGATATTCAATTTGAAATGAAGGATGTCACCTATCAAGAAGCGTCGGATTTAAAAATTGAAGAAATTGCGGGGCAAACAGCCTCTCGTAACCTCTCCCGTGGCAGTCTGATTCAGGTCCGTGACCTGCGCCGCGAACCAGCAGCTAAAAGAGGTCAAATAGTAAAAGCGCTTTTAGGTGATGAAGGCTTTGAAATTACTCTCAGTATGCAAGCTGAGGATTCTGGGCAAATTGGTGATGTCATTAAGCTAAAAAATTTAGAAAACTCTAAAGTATTCTCTGGAACCATTGTTGAAAAAGGTGTGGTTAAGTTGCAATGAAGAATTTGAAATTTGTTTTAGTACTTTTAACTATTACGAGCCTCCTCAGCGGTTGTGCGACGATGAATGATTTGATGGCTTCTTTAGAAGGAAGACCGGCAGAGCCATCGTTAAAAAATATCAAATCAGCACCTCGCTATTCAGATACACAAAACTTGGGTATTCCTACAGATCGCCAATACAAGCGGATGACAAGAAATCGCATGGAAGAGGAGTCTGATCTTGGTGCCAATGCAGGATCTATGTGGGTGATGGATGGCCAAGGTGCCTATCTTTTTGCGCAAAATAAAATGCGTAAAGAAGGTGATCTCCTGAATGTGAAGCTTGAAGCTGCAGCGATGAAACAAGTTGAAACCAAAGTGGGCGTGATCAAAAAACTTTTAAAACAGTTGGATGATCAACAGGCGGCTTTGAATAATTCTTTAGCGGGTGTTGGACGAGATACGACTCGTAATCTTGCTTCAGCAGAAGGGGGAGCTACTCCTGTTGAACCGCAAGCAACAGCTGCCGCCACTCCTGCGACAGACACTCCTGAGAAGGAAGAAGCGCCTAATGTTGAGAACATTCCAACTCGTCTTGTAGAAAAACTTGCCGATGGAAATTATAGAGTCAAAGGGCAACAACCCTTCATGATTGGTAAACGAGAATACAAGGTCATTGTTACAGGTCTCATTCGACCTGAAGACTTCAATGATCAAGGAATTTCTTCGGATAGATTATTAGATCCACAATACGATGTTGTGAGTATTAGAAAGAGCCGCAATGAATAGAATCATTTCTTTTGGAATCGTACTTATTGCCGTTGTATTTGCATTTCTTGAAAGTGCAGAAGCCGCGCGCTTAAAAGATATCGCAAGTGTGCGTGGATTCCGCGAAAACCAATTGATTGGTTACGGGATTGTTGTGGGACTTAAAGGAACAGGTGATGGGAAAAACGAATACATGAGTAAGAGCATGGTTCGTATGTTCGATAAGCTCGGTATGAAATTAGACTCTCCAGAGTTTGCCAGTAAAAACGTTGCAGCAGTGATTGTCACGGCTTCTATGCCAGCTTTTGGAAAAGCGGGTAATCCGATCGATATCACAGTCAGTGCCGTCGGTGATGCTTCTTCCCTCGTCGGTGGAACTCTTTTGCAGACTCCGCTTCGCGCTGCAAACGAGCAAGTTTTTGCTG carries:
- a CDS encoding murein transglycosylase D (COG0741 Soluble lytic murein transglycosylase and related regulatory proteins (some contain LysM/invasin domains)), whose translation is MKFMKTFVVALLLAMISKNLWAAPATLPATAPQALPSSPSPQDELKRKLKELTAKSKAVQSDDLIFDLPVTYNKQVSKWIAYFQNQGNRWFRLWLQRSYKYMPFIQEELKAANLPLDLAYMVMIESGFIASATSHASAVGPWQFIEATGARYGLRKLWWLDERKDLKKSTLAAIRYLKDLHNEFGSWYLVAASYNMGENGLRRQIKKHGTRDYWTLIKLNALPKETQEYVPKILAAMLIAKAPNLYGFRNLDKMEPLKYDLVSVPGGTELDNLADHLGITRKSLKDLNAELHLGYIPRQVDKHFIRVPRGSSSVASAFVHKNIRKVALE
- a CDS encoding flagellar biosynthesisprotein (COG4786 Flagellar basal body rod protein), with the translated sequence MSVKGVYTALSGAIAQSSKLDTIANNLANVNTPAFKRDQQLFQEYLTANEKPPTTTQIPRDVAAIESFYNMQGGDKSYVDAKGTFTDFSQGGLKPTGNSFDVAIDGKGFFEVATPQGVRLTRAGNFTLDGNGQLVTKDGHPVLSAGQPGDDPEARIIRFQGNGQLTISDSGEVFEGTQSLGQLSLVDVTNPDSLQKVGSSMYNFKADSVPDMLNVQNPSVKQGFLETSNVNIVQEMTDMIATNRVFESTQKAISAYDQMADKMVNVVGKTN
- a CDS encoding flagellar basal-body rod protein FlgG (COG4786 Flagellar basal body rod protein), whose amino-acid sequence is MLKSLNTAATGMAAQQTNMDVIANNIANVSTNGFKRSRAEFEDLMYQTQKEPGTATGMNSYSPNGVQTGLGVRTAAIQKDFAGGNAQVTKNPLDMQIEGSGFFQVLTPDGQLAYTRDGAFKKDAQGRLVDKNANLLQPEIVVPPDVAGIEVSPNGEVRVIQGLNDAPQTIGQIDLANFVNPAGLKALGKNLFAQTPSSGQPIQARPGLNGTGYLAQGQLEASNVNIVDEMVNMITSQRAYETNSKVIQASDQMLQSINNLR
- a CDS encoding flagellar protein FlgA (COG1261 Flagellar basal body P-ring biosynthesis protein), with translation MNFLVFLLATLVSGVALARPEIIVPAQIEISHRPVLMLGDVVDLYGFSVKGQGILDSIVLVENAKELSISQKIQSSEILSVLRQALKENEDLRSLNPSLKVPSEVKVSFSKTQISAQEVERKILNHLRTRCGQCDYSVSIQSVPAVESLDWTMDYKQVSDKGGFLVPLREKGQASVKWISGTIKLSKLTPVAKRLILQGERLTDADIQFEMKDVTYQEASDLKIEEIAGQTASRNLSRGSLIQVRDLRREPAAKRGQIVKALLGDEGFEITLSMQAEDSGQIGDVIKLKNLENSKVFSGTIVEKGVVKLQ
- a CDS encoding flagellar L-ring protein (COG2063 Flagellar basal body L-ring protein), with the translated sequence MKNLKFVLVLLTITSLLSGCATMNDLMASLEGRPAEPSLKNIKSAPRYSDTQNLGIPTDRQYKRMTRNRMEEESDLGANAGSMWVMDGQGAYLFAQNKMRKEGDLLNVKLEAAAMKQVETKVGVIKKLLKQLDDQQAALNNSLAGVGRDTTRNLASAEGGATPVEPQATAAATPATDTPEKEEAPNVENIPTRLVEKLADGNYRVKGQQPFMIGKREYKVIVTGLIRPEDFNDQGISSDRLLDPQYDVVSIRKSRNE